In the genome of Primulina eburnea isolate SZY01 chromosome 13, ASM2296580v1, whole genome shotgun sequence, the window GTTATTTTACACTAATCTTTTTACTTTTACCATATTTCTACTATATTAGTTTGATCCTCTTTTCTTCAGTTTTTTATTCTCAAATTGTCTTCATAGTTTTGCAATTAAGAACATCTATTTTCCCATGTATTGCTATCACGTACTTATTTTTCCACTTTTTCCTGGAATAACATTCAGTTCCTAGACAATTTTATTAGTTTAATGAAGTTTGGAAACTCACATCAAATAAATTATTAGTGGCATGTTCAAATTTCCTCTGCTCTTTGGACTTTGATACGGATTTTAGAGGGCTGATCTTCAAAGGGGCAAATACCCTATAAACCAATaactatttattattttttaacaaacACGCCCCCCTTGTGTGACTTGAATTCAAAAGCGATTTCCCGGGAAACCAACTGACTATTATTTGACTCATTGGCTGCCACGATAACAAAAAAAATGCCTGAAGTTATTTCCTTGCCGGTGCATATTTTGATAAAACTTTCCATTAactattttgttttttatttggtTTCTCACTTTCTACTACAGTTACTATATTGTATCTGGTTTTCCTTGTAACATATGGATTCTGATGTTTGTTGCATCATTATCTTGAAGGTATTGAAGGTAACCGGGTGCCGTCATGGGAAGTTGATTATTGTAATTCCTTGAAGATTCCATGGTATAAGATTTCGGCTTCCAAAAAGTACATTTACTGTTATCCTACCGTACTAAATTGGGATGATTCTGCTGGAAAAGAAGCATTCCATAACGCGAAACAACGATACTGGACGATGATCAATGGCTTACCCTGTGTTAACCCTTTACCCGACCCTGATATGTTCATTGATGAAATTGATTGGAACCCATTTTTGGATCCTAAACTGATGACAGATATCGAGACCCTTTATTTTAATCCAGATAAATCCCACACGGTTGACAAATTGGAAACCATAGATGAAGAGGTTGAATATGCTCAATCACCAAATGATACAAACCAATGTACTAATAACCCTTGGGAAAAGGATCATTTACACAACTCTCCCAGTTTCAAAGATACATTACGGGGATGGAAGCAGTATCATGATCCTTGGGAACAAGGCCAAGATAAAATTACCGATTCCTTGAAAGATAATGGATGGAGAAGTGGGAATGATTCTTCAGGTTGGCCTGCGTGGCCTGATAATGCCAAGCCTTCTAGTCAAGGTGTGGCTGGACAACAAGAAGGACGGGAACATCGGGGTGCCGGAAATTCTAATGATCAAGAATTCAGGAACTGGGGTAATTGTGGATATTCTCAGTCAAACGACTGGTCTACTGGTTTCCGAGAAAGAGGTAGGAGGGATGATCGGAATGGACCAGGGATTTCGAGGGAGGAGCCAAATTGTTGGGATCAAGGCAGATTCAGGAAGGGGGATGGATGTTTGTCGTTTCGTGGTAGTGGCCGGAAGAGGGAAAGTTCTTTCCAGTCTATTCCTAACTATAAGAGCTCCAGGTATCAAAGGTTATAACCATGGAGATGGCGCTTGGAGATTTTTGGCACCTATGGAAATGACCTTTTCTGGAAAATTATTACAGGGTTCCTCCATTTTTGTTTTGACCACACAAGTaagttttgtattttatttggTTGTTCACATCCAAAGGGCATAAACTCTTTCACTTCTTGGATTAAAATATCAATGCATAATTGACATACTATTTCCTTGTGACAACATTGGGATAAAAAGGAATGGTTCATCTATGATTTTTGAGTGAgtaccgtctcacggatcttaatctgtgatatgggtcaaccctacccatattcacaataaaaagtaatacacttaacataaaaagtaatacattttcatgagttactcaaataagagatccgtatcacaaatacgacctgtgagaccgtctcacacaagtttttgccatgatTTACTTCATTAACAAAGATTGAAGAGCCCAATAGAAGATTGATGCTGAACTGTGGGTACTttccaataattttttttttgtgtcttatttaattttgtaattataaatttgattatgatattatagTTATAGTGGTAATGTATACTCAATATTATTTGGTTAAAAAAGtgatattatttataatttaatttaacataTTGCAATGGGTTCACTAAGCAGTGTGAATATTTGGATAAGATAACTTAATGGTTCAAGAAGGTCTAGTGGGCAATGATCATAGTTCCGAGTGGGAAAATGAAATGAAcctgaataaaataaatatgaacTATATAATTTCctttaaaataatcaattttgaaaattaaaatgatcatattttattaattaataggcATTTGGTACAAAATATTGTCCATATTTTATTGCTTCAATACCATAACGAAAAGGATCTCTCTTTAATATCAACGGATatcaataatatttaaatattttaccaaTCGATACGAACAACCGAAAATAAGTGGTTCAGTGGAGGCGGAGACCATTGAGATCTAACCTGTGAGAGATGTACGGGACGACCAAATGGGTGATTGTACACCATAACATATTATAGTGAAATTTTGTTTACCTTGCATGTGGTTTTACCGtgataatttttaggggttttccacttAAATCTTGATGTTCGgttttatactttattttcatattattatataaagatCCCGCACTGAGACCAACAAGTGCTATCAGAGCTTTGGTTTATTTCTTAAAAATCTGAGTATGCTCAGCGGTTGCAGCTTAGACTAATCTttcaaataagaaattttttgtTAAGATTTTTTATTAAGGAAATATTATTTTGTCCAATCTACTAAATTATTGTAGACATAATGATGGACATgtacgagatagcaaagttcaaTGAGAGCAATTTAATGTTGTGGAAAATtaagatacaagcagttttaatAAAGGAGAATTCTTTGGAAGCTATTGAGATAGACCAAGGGAAATAACGGATGATTAAAAGTtgaatgagatgaatgataatgttTTTGCCAATTACAATTGGCTACAACAGACAACATACTGTCAAATATCTCAGTACTGTCAAATATCTCAGATAAAAACGACAAAAGATATTTGGGACTATGAAAAAAATGTATGAGGTCAAGTCACTGCACAACAAGATTTTCCTAAAAAAGATGCTTTATACTCTTCAGATGGCGGAATCCTCATCGATTACCGATCATATAGACACATTAAATACTTTATTTTCTCAACTCACTTCTATGGTTATAAAATAGATTAAAATGACCGCGtggagcttctacttcaaagtctaccagattcatatgatcaaaTTATCATCAAATTAACCAACAATATCCTTATGAGATCTTTAAAATTCGACGACAACTTAACTACTGTTCTTGGCCAAGAAAGTGAAAGAATGAGGAAGATAGGTTGTGATACGAATCTGACCGATCATGACATGCTAAATCATGGGAGGAGACCCTAGACATGTGTGTTGTCTCGATCGTACAAGCTTGATGATGATTAAAGATGAAAAATCAAGCACATTTGAACGATTGAAAGAGATTAATGAAGCATTCCATGAAGAGGTATCGAGCAACAAAGAATTTGAGTGCAAAATTAACCCGAAAGGTAGCTAGGACACGCCCCAAAGGCCAGAAACACGTGCCCCAACACGTCTCTGTGCGAGGGCAGCGCGCCATAGCGGTCAGAATTGAAGCCAATATGGTGGATAATCCAAGGGAATGGTGGGTAGATACCGAGTCCAATAGTCCACATCTGTGATGACAAAGAAATATTCGGATCCTACACTTCTGTAAATGATATGAAATTTCTTATGGGAACTCTACGACGTCTGAGGTTGTAGGGATTGGAAAAGTAGTATTCAAGATGACTTCTTGGAAAGAGATATCGCTGAGAATTGTGCTGCATGTGCTAGACATTCGAAAAAACTTAGTTTCTGGATCCTTGTTGAGTAAGGCTGGTTTTAAGCTTGTGTTTGAATTGGACAAATTTGTCCTGATTAAAAATGATGTATTTGTATGCAAATGGTACCAAGATAATGGTCTTTTTAAAATGAATGTAATGAATGTTATCCGCACGAGGCGAAGAATAAAGTTAATGATTCTGTTTACTTGTTTGAAAGTTCTAATTTATGGCATGAAAAATTAGGATATGTTAACAACTTACAAAGACTTGCAGATTTAAATGTACTACCTGCATTTAAAAGAAATACACGAGATAAGTGTGAGATATGTGTTGAAGCAAAGATGACCAAAACTCTACTCCATTCTGTCACAAGAAGTACTAAGCCACTTGAATTGATTCATACTGCCATATGTGATTTAAAATTTGTACAAACTCGAGGTGGGAAAAAGTACTTCATAAcgttcattgatgattgcaCAAGGTTTTGTTACGTCAATCTATTGAAAAGCAAGGATGATGCTTTAgaagctttcaaaaattctaagAATGAGGTCGAAAATCAATTGAGTACAAAAATCAAAATGATTCGAAGTGATCGAGGTGGATAGTATGTTGCTCCACTTGAAGAattctgaactatctctggCATAATTCATCAAACTACAACACCATACTCACCTCAATTCGATGGAGTTGCATAACGTAAAAATCGTACTCTTAAGGAGATGATGAACACGATGTTGATAAATTCTGGTTTACCTCAAAACCTGTGGGGAGAAGCAATCTTATCTACAAACCATattcttaataaaataccacacaAAGGGAAAAATTAAAATCCATATTAATTATGGAAGGGACGCAAACCATCTTACAAATACCTAAAAGTGTGtgggggtgggggggggggggggggggtttggcagccaaaacattttaaaattgaacCCAAAACAGTTGACTGCATTTTTATTGGATATGCATATAATAGTAGTGCTTATAGGTTTTGTTGTGCATAATTCAGCAATTCCCGATCTTAATGAAGAAACAATTATGGATCAAGGAATGCAATATTCTTTGAAACCAACTTTCCTTGtaaggaaagaaaaaaaaaggttcTAACAAACGATCATATGAATCTACTGATGATTCCATAGAAATCAATGAGAAACCAAGACGTGGTAAGAGAGAAAGAGTTGAAAAATCCTTTGGTCCTGATTTTCTGACTTACATGTTAGATGATGAACCGAGAACTATTCAAGAAGCTCCTTTTTTTGGAAAGAAGCAATAAATGATTAAATATATTCCACCATGCATAATCATACTTGGGAGTTGACTGATCTCCCTCCGAGTTGTAAGCTTTTAGGATGCAAGTGCATCTTTAG includes:
- the LOC140810891 gene encoding uncharacterized protein, with translation MGKWNRRYLPRKKSSRYGQYEEHAPSSSRSYDTQSNSFGIEGNRVPSWEVDYCNSLKIPWYKISASKKYIYCYPTVLNWDDSAGKEAFHNAKQRYWTMINGLPCVNPLPDPDMFIDEIDWNPFLDPKLMTDIETLYFNPDKSHTVDKLETIDEEVEYAQSPNDTNQCTNNPWEKDHLHNSPSFKDTLRGWKQYHDPWEQGQDKITDSLKDNGWRSGNDSSGWPAWPDNAKPSSQGVAGQQEGREHRGAGNSNDQEFRNWGNCGYSQSNDWSTGFRERGRRDDRNGPGISREEPNCWDQGRFRKGDGCLSFRGSGRKRESSFQSIPNYKSSRYQRL